From the genome of Sphingobacterium kitahiroshimense, one region includes:
- a CDS encoding DUF3943 domain-containing protein → MITTTKRASLSFFILPLLLLVITIARPLYAQEYIQEYRDTVNKFKPLNEKYNTDTVISNTQVTPYSNNSVKQSYVNKSYQIPNYQDTINHNPRKHFARAATEWFMFQALPASFNYFIRKDPYSHITLNNWFKHLKPSAWAWDDNAFATNQIAHPYHGQLYFNAFRSNNYSFLQSSLATLAGSFIWETAGETQAPSINDLVNTTYGGIILGEITHRISQNVLSRPTSSLAERQGKEVLAFFINPVNGLNRLLDGRWGRVVKGAVIDSSKVKAEVDFGFRRFDTKDLDIITKGKTDYFVRLSLIYTNDNIENKKPFDDFYVNLEVGGDDSSFVNTVNVYASLYGKRIIKNLPGRHLGVLSANYDFYHNEAFFYGAQSMNYNVISNFSLGGKNRLTTTIGGGPVILAAVPDPYLLFGESRNYNYGPGVDVRGSGEISVLNRFKFGAQYHGGYFVTLSGNESHYFLHTASISGSLRLLKNFSLNMNSGYFRLEGNFKDYPDINKSYPFARFSLGYNVLF, encoded by the coding sequence ATGATTACAACAACGAAGCGCGCTTCTCTTTCCTTTTTTATCTTGCCCCTCCTATTATTGGTTATCACTATTGCACGACCTCTTTATGCACAAGAATATATACAGGAATATCGAGATACCGTAAACAAATTTAAACCTTTAAATGAAAAATATAACACCGATACGGTCATCAGCAACACTCAGGTCACTCCTTATTCAAATAACTCTGTAAAGCAAAGTTATGTAAATAAGAGCTATCAGATTCCAAATTACCAGGATACCATCAATCACAACCCTCGGAAACACTTTGCAAGAGCGGCGACCGAATGGTTCATGTTTCAGGCATTACCAGCTTCTTTCAACTACTTCATCAGAAAAGATCCCTACTCGCACATCACATTAAACAACTGGTTCAAACATCTTAAACCAAGTGCATGGGCATGGGACGACAATGCATTTGCTACAAATCAAATTGCCCACCCTTATCACGGTCAACTGTATTTTAATGCATTCAGATCCAACAACTATAGCTTTCTTCAATCCTCCCTTGCCACTTTAGCAGGAAGCTTTATCTGGGAAACTGCAGGAGAGACACAGGCCCCTTCAATCAATGATTTAGTAAACACAACCTATGGCGGCATTATATTGGGGGAAATCACACACCGTATTTCACAAAATGTACTGTCCAGACCGACCAGTTCCTTAGCCGAGCGGCAAGGAAAAGAAGTATTAGCTTTTTTCATTAATCCAGTCAACGGGCTAAATCGTTTATTGGATGGCCGTTGGGGAAGAGTCGTAAAAGGAGCTGTTATTGATTCTTCTAAAGTCAAAGCCGAGGTCGATTTTGGTTTCCGCCGTTTTGACACAAAAGACCTAGACATTATCACAAAAGGAAAAACAGATTATTTTGTTCGGTTAAGCTTGATCTATACCAATGACAACATTGAAAACAAAAAACCGTTTGATGATTTCTATGTCAATCTGGAGGTTGGCGGAGACGACAGCTCATTTGTCAACACCGTAAACGTATATGCGTCACTCTACGGAAAACGCATTATCAAAAATCTTCCGGGTAGACATCTCGGCGTACTCTCTGCAAATTATGACTTCTATCATAATGAAGCCTTCTTCTACGGAGCACAAAGTATGAATTACAACGTCATATCAAACTTTAGTTTAGGAGGCAAGAATCGCTTAACAACAACTATAGGTGGTGGTCCTGTCATACTGGCCGCAGTTCCTGATCCCTACCTCCTCTTTGGAGAAAGCCGTAATTACAATTACGGACCAGGTGTCGATGTCCGCGGTTCAGGAGAAATCAGTGTGCTGAACAGATTTAAATTCGGAGCACAATACCATGGTGGTTATTTTGTTACCTTAAGTGGCAATGAATCCCATTATTTTTTACATACAGCATCGATTAGTGGCAGTCTACGTCTATTGAAAAACTTCTCTTTAAACATGAATTCTGGTTATTTTAGATTAGAAGGTAATTTCAAAGACTATCCTGATATCAACAAAAGCTACCCATTTGCACGTTTCTCATTGGGATACAATGTTTTATTTTAA
- a CDS encoding DUF4846 domain-containing protein, translated as MKILYLIYVPFVLISCTASSNQNKSQDKPKQLHVVDGYNQKLIDPQGKTIKDRFTPPVGYERENYKKNEFGYFLQQLPLKPIESLVTYYNGRTKDRRDIYASVIDLPIGKRDLHQCADAVMRLRADYLYQNKKYKDIHFNFLSDGKPRYYEQFASGDYTYPKYWKYLENIFAYANTSSLHDELTTVKSMDDVQIGDTFVQKGNPIGHAIIIVDIAVNPKNGQKLVLMAQSYMPAQELQIINNPVNKSLSPWYVLSGDVIRTPEWKFYPQNLKTWN; from the coding sequence ATGAAGATCTTATACCTCATTTATGTCCCCTTTGTCCTCATCAGCTGTACAGCATCATCCAATCAAAATAAATCTCAGGATAAGCCCAAACAGTTGCATGTGGTTGATGGTTATAATCAAAAATTGATAGATCCCCAGGGTAAAACCATTAAAGACAGATTCACCCCCCCGGTTGGCTACGAAAGAGAAAACTACAAAAAAAATGAATTTGGTTATTTCTTACAGCAACTCCCTCTCAAACCTATTGAGTCACTTGTGACTTATTATAATGGAAGAACAAAAGATAGAAGAGACATCTACGCAAGTGTAATCGATCTGCCCATAGGAAAAAGAGACCTACATCAATGTGCAGATGCTGTCATGCGGTTGCGAGCTGACTATTTATACCAAAATAAGAAATACAAAGATATTCATTTCAATTTTCTGTCCGATGGTAAACCTCGTTATTATGAACAATTTGCCTCTGGAGATTACACCTATCCCAAATACTGGAAATACCTAGAGAATATTTTTGCTTATGCCAATACAAGCTCCCTCCACGATGAACTGACAACTGTCAAATCCATGGATGATGTCCAAATAGGTGATACCTTTGTCCAAAAAGGAAATCCGATTGGACATGCTATTATTATTGTCGATATAGCCGTAAACCCTAAAAATGGTCAGAAACTGGTTTTAATGGCTCAAAGTTATATGCCTGCACAGGAATTGCAGATTATCAATAATCCCGTTAACAAATCTTTAAGCCCTTGGTACGTCTTGTCTGGCGATGTAATCAGAACACCTGAATGGAAATTCTACCCCCAAAACTTAAAAACTTGGAATTAG
- a CDS encoding GNAT family N-acetyltransferase, translating into MDSLYIEQVIATRTWKLRQQVLYPEGSLKDVMIDADFDGTHFAATIAGELIGVISVFKIEEGHYQFRKFAVLPHFQGNGIGTALFKSVVDFCRLWNGVSLFCDARIAAVPFYEKLGMHIKGEHFFKKELEYVRMEIGLFNQSRHQTDI; encoded by the coding sequence ATGGATAGCTTATATATTGAACAGGTTATTGCAACGAGGACCTGGAAATTACGTCAGCAGGTACTGTATCCGGAAGGCTCGTTAAAGGATGTGATGATTGATGCGGATTTTGACGGGACGCACTTTGCGGCGACCATAGCAGGGGAGCTGATAGGGGTAATCTCTGTGTTTAAGATAGAAGAGGGGCACTATCAGTTTCGAAAATTTGCGGTTCTTCCTCATTTTCAGGGAAATGGTATAGGTACTGCACTATTCAAATCTGTTGTTGACTTTTGTCGGTTATGGAATGGTGTTTCGCTTTTTTGTGATGCACGGATAGCAGCTGTTCCTTTCTATGAAAAACTAGGAATGCATATTAAGGGAGAGCACTTTTTCAAGAAAGAACTTGAATATGTTCGCATGGAAATCGGTTTATTTAATCAGAGCAGACATCAAACTGATATATAA
- a CDS encoding putative DNA modification/repair radical SAM protein — MSDRIVQKLNILADAAKYDVSCSSSGSNRANKNKGIGNANQGGICHSYTEDGRCVSLLKILLTNHCIYDCAYCVSRKSNDIERAAFTVQEVVDLTINFYRRNYIEGLFLSSGIFKNADYTMERLVSIAKKLRLEHKFNGYIHLKTIPGASDELVHEAGLYADRLSINLEIPTKEGLKLLAPDKSREDMIIPMRYLKNEIIRTNEERKIIKSTPTFAPAGQSTQMIIGASGESDKHIIQTAQHFYKNYHLKRVYYSGYVPISYDKRLPEIGTAVPMVRENRLYQSDWLMRFYGFRADEIVNDNHPLLDLDIDPKLSWALRNQHAFPVDINKADYHFILRVPGIGVQSAKKIILARRFGPLRLENLQKLGVATNRAKYFITCLGFQQLYADKPGSHIKQYILAQSSSKYIKNDSQQLTLF, encoded by the coding sequence ATGTCAGATCGTATAGTTCAAAAACTTAATATTTTAGCCGATGCCGCCAAATACGACGTAAGTTGCAGTTCGAGCGGAAGTAATCGAGCTAATAAAAATAAAGGAATCGGAAATGCCAATCAAGGCGGCATCTGTCATTCTTATACCGAAGATGGACGTTGTGTTTCCTTGTTGAAGATCTTGTTAACCAATCATTGCATTTATGATTGTGCTTACTGCGTATCACGAAAGAGCAATGATATCGAACGGGCGGCATTCACCGTACAGGAAGTCGTCGATCTGACGATCAACTTTTATCGGAGGAACTACATAGAAGGACTATTTTTAAGCTCAGGTATATTTAAAAATGCCGATTATACGATGGAAAGATTAGTGTCCATCGCTAAAAAATTACGTTTGGAACATAAATTCAATGGCTATATCCACCTAAAAACCATTCCTGGAGCAAGCGATGAGCTCGTCCATGAAGCTGGATTGTATGCCGACCGTTTGAGTATCAATCTCGAGATACCTACAAAAGAAGGACTCAAACTTTTAGCGCCCGATAAAAGCCGGGAAGATATGATCATTCCTATGCGCTATCTAAAAAATGAAATTATCAGAACAAATGAGGAAAGAAAGATCATCAAATCTACACCGACATTCGCTCCAGCAGGACAAAGTACACAAATGATTATTGGCGCTTCCGGCGAATCAGATAAACATATCATCCAAACAGCACAGCATTTTTATAAAAATTATCATTTAAAACGTGTCTACTATTCCGGCTACGTACCCATCTCCTACGACAAGCGCTTGCCCGAAATTGGCACTGCAGTTCCTATGGTACGCGAAAACAGACTGTATCAGTCCGATTGGCTCATGCGGTTCTACGGCTTCAGGGCAGACGAGATTGTCAATGACAACCATCCCTTGCTAGATCTCGATATCGATCCAAAACTCAGCTGGGCATTACGCAATCAACATGCCTTCCCTGTCGATATCAATAAAGCAGATTATCATTTTATTTTGCGGGTACCAGGTATTGGTGTACAGTCTGCTAAAAAGATCATTCTGGCTCGACGCTTCGGTCCATTACGCCTCGAAAACCTGCAAAAGCTAGGAGTAGCCACCAATCGGGCAAAGTATTTTATTACTTGTCTCGGTTTTCAACAACTCTATGCGGACAAGCCCGGATCCCATATCAAACAATATATTCTGGCACAATCCAGCAGTAAGTACATTAAAAACGACAGTCAACAATTAACCCTTTTCTAA
- a CDS encoding TIGR03915 family putative DNA repair protein: MLKTLNYDGTWSGLMTCVFCSFEYKWQVGAIQQHASSSQTGLFTAPELISTDNEKARRVLLGLEKKIGLQGIQELYYVHLSEIKDRELLILRSIIYYFRSESKANQNYGHDDILQIKKIVRSVSRERHRVKAFVRFQKMKDGLYFANLEPDFNVLPLIVKFFKERYADQKWLIYDLKRKYGIYYDLMEVTEVKFSDTLAKNQIEIHLDEEESRYSDLWKNYFESVNIKERKNTKLHVQSLPKRYWKYLNEKNLL, encoded by the coding sequence ATGTTAAAAACGCTGAACTACGATGGTACCTGGTCAGGACTAATGACATGTGTCTTTTGCTCCTTTGAGTACAAATGGCAGGTCGGCGCTATACAGCAACATGCTTCATCTAGCCAAACGGGCCTCTTTACTGCTCCAGAATTGATCAGCACAGATAATGAAAAAGCCAGACGCGTACTCCTCGGTCTTGAAAAAAAAATAGGTCTTCAGGGGATCCAAGAACTTTATTATGTCCATCTTTCAGAAATCAAAGATCGAGAACTTTTGATATTGCGAAGTATTATTTACTATTTTAGATCAGAATCCAAAGCCAATCAAAACTATGGCCATGACGATATCTTACAGATAAAAAAAATTGTTCGCTCTGTTTCCAGAGAAAGACACCGGGTAAAAGCATTTGTCAGGTTTCAAAAAATGAAAGATGGTTTATATTTTGCTAATCTAGAACCTGATTTTAATGTCCTACCGCTAATTGTGAAGTTTTTCAAAGAACGCTATGCAGACCAAAAATGGCTTATCTATGATCTGAAGCGAAAATATGGTATCTACTATGATTTAATGGAAGTAACAGAAGTTAAATTCAGCGATACTTTAGCTAAAAATCAAATCGAAATTCACTTAGACGAAGAAGAATCACGCTACAGTGATCTCTGGAAAAACTACTTTGAATCAGTCAATATCAAGGAACGAAAAAACACAAAACTACATGTTCAGAGTCTACCAAAACGTTATTGGAAATATTTAAATGAAAAAAATTTGTTATAA
- a CDS encoding GNAT family N-acetyltransferase: protein MTIKNIENEKKGQIIAEIDGKEAGLMEYTWAGEDKFIIDHTEVHPEFNGNGVGKKMVLEAVDYARKKNAKIMPLCPFAKSVFDKTEAFQDVLF, encoded by the coding sequence ATGACTATAAAAAACATTGAAAACGAAAAGAAGGGTCAAATAATCGCAGAAATCGATGGTAAAGAAGCTGGTTTGATGGAATATACCTGGGCTGGAGAAGACAAATTCATTATTGATCATACCGAAGTACACCCGGAATTTAACGGCAATGGTGTCGGCAAAAAGATGGTACTCGAAGCAGTTGATTATGCCCGCAAAAAAAATGCGAAGATCATGCCCCTTTGCCCTTTTGCAAAATCTGTATTTGATAAAACTGAAGCATTTCAAGATGTATTGTTTTAA
- the leuS gene encoding leucine--tRNA ligase, producing MEYNHKSLEKKWQKFWADHETFKSADTHEKPKYYVLDMFPYPSGAGLHVGHPLGYIASDIFSRYKRLKGFNVLHPMGYDSFGLPAEQYAIQTGQHPAITTEANINRYREQLDNIGFSFDWSREVRTSEPSYYKWSQWIFMQLFNSWYNNDSDKAELIDTLISRFEKTGSERINAVSDDDVLTFTGAEWLAFDEEKQQRELLKYRIAYLRESTVNWCAALGTVLANDEVINGFSERGGHPVEQKKMMQWSMRITAYADRMLRGLELVDWPEPLVEMQRNWIGKSVGALVKFPVPQLETYIEVFTTRVDTIFGVSFVVLAPEHELVSKLTTADQQAAVTAYIDKTSKKSELDRMSDTKTVSGAFIGSYAKHPITGEDVAIWIADYVLASYGTGAVMAVPSGDQRDYLFAKHFDLPIVKISDSQQIEEEADGNKDGKYINSDFMNGLNYQEGVAAVIAKLEELQLGKAKINYRMRDAIFGRQRYWGEPVPVYFKNGLPYLIKEEELPLLLPEVDKYLPTETGEPPLGRAENWKYEDQYEYELSTMPGWAGSSWYWFRYMDPQNTEAFASKEAVDYWKAVDLYIGGSEHATGHLLYSRFWNKFLKDLGFHNEEEPFKKLINQGMIQGRSNFVYRLLGDEGKATDTYVSYGLKDQYNTIPLHVDVNIVVNDVLNLEKFKASRPDYAAAEFILEDGKYVCGTEVEKMSKSKFNVVNPDDIIEAYGADTLRLYEMFLGPLEQAKPWNTNGIEGVYKFLKKVWRLFHDAEGNFNVSDVEPTKAEYKALHKIIKKAEDDIERFSFNTSVSAFMICVNELTDLKCNKRAILEQLVVVLQPYAPHISEELWSLLGKEAGSISYATYPTFIADYLVESEFAYPVSINGKMKMNLLLALDLDAKAVEEVVLANEDVQRYMDGKALKKLIFVKGKIINIVV from the coding sequence ATGGAGTACAATCACAAATCGTTAGAAAAAAAGTGGCAAAAATTTTGGGCCGATCATGAAACATTCAAATCTGCGGATACACATGAAAAACCGAAATATTATGTTTTAGACATGTTTCCTTATCCTTCTGGAGCTGGACTGCACGTCGGTCATCCACTTGGTTATATCGCTTCGGATATTTTTTCAAGATATAAACGTTTAAAAGGTTTTAATGTTTTGCATCCTATGGGATATGATTCGTTCGGTTTACCTGCTGAGCAGTATGCCATTCAGACGGGACAACATCCAGCGATTACGACTGAGGCAAATATAAACCGTTACCGTGAACAATTGGATAACATTGGTTTTTCTTTTGATTGGAGCAGAGAGGTACGTACTTCCGAGCCTTCTTACTATAAGTGGTCGCAATGGATTTTCATGCAACTGTTCAATTCTTGGTATAACAATGATTCGGATAAAGCAGAGTTAATCGATACTTTAATTAGTCGTTTTGAAAAAACTGGCTCAGAGAGAATTAATGCTGTTTCTGATGATGATGTATTAACATTTACAGGAGCGGAATGGCTTGCCTTTGACGAAGAAAAACAACAGCGTGAGTTGTTGAAATACCGTATTGCGTACTTACGTGAAAGTACCGTGAACTGGTGCGCAGCATTAGGGACAGTGCTGGCGAATGACGAGGTGATCAATGGTTTTTCTGAGCGTGGGGGTCATCCGGTGGAGCAGAAGAAAATGATGCAATGGTCGATGCGTATCACTGCCTATGCTGACCGTATGTTGCGTGGTCTGGAGCTTGTGGACTGGCCAGAGCCTTTGGTGGAGATGCAACGTAATTGGATCGGTAAATCTGTGGGTGCATTAGTGAAATTTCCAGTTCCACAGCTGGAGACGTATATTGAAGTATTCACCACCCGTGTCGATACAATATTTGGTGTTTCATTTGTGGTATTGGCTCCGGAGCATGAATTGGTTTCAAAATTAACGACTGCTGATCAGCAGGCTGCAGTTACTGCATATATTGATAAAACAAGTAAAAAATCGGAACTGGACCGAATGTCTGATACAAAAACGGTGTCGGGTGCGTTTATAGGTTCATATGCCAAACACCCGATTACGGGAGAGGATGTTGCGATCTGGATTGCTGATTATGTATTGGCGAGTTACGGTACAGGTGCTGTAATGGCTGTTCCTTCGGGCGATCAACGTGATTATCTGTTCGCAAAGCATTTTGATCTACCGATCGTCAAGATTTCTGACTCGCAGCAGATTGAAGAGGAAGCGGATGGAAATAAGGATGGTAAATATATCAACTCTGATTTTATGAACGGCTTGAACTACCAGGAAGGTGTGGCTGCTGTAATTGCAAAGTTGGAAGAATTACAATTAGGAAAAGCTAAAATTAACTACCGGATGCGTGATGCGATCTTTGGTCGCCAGCGTTACTGGGGTGAACCGGTTCCGGTTTATTTCAAAAATGGATTGCCTTACTTAATAAAGGAAGAAGAGCTTCCTTTGTTATTGCCTGAGGTGGACAAATACTTACCTACTGAAACAGGTGAACCACCTTTGGGACGTGCGGAAAACTGGAAATACGAAGATCAGTACGAGTATGAATTGAGTACAATGCCAGGATGGGCCGGATCTTCTTGGTACTGGTTCCGTTATATGGATCCTCAGAACACAGAAGCTTTTGCTTCGAAAGAAGCGGTAGATTACTGGAAAGCTGTTGATTTATATATCGGTGGTTCTGAGCATGCTACAGGTCACTTGCTATACTCACGCTTCTGGAATAAATTTTTGAAAGATTTAGGTTTCCACAATGAGGAAGAGCCTTTCAAAAAACTGATCAATCAAGGGATGATCCAGGGACGTTCTAATTTTGTATACCGCTTATTAGGCGATGAAGGAAAAGCAACAGATACGTATGTTTCTTATGGTTTGAAAGATCAGTACAACACGATTCCATTACACGTAGATGTTAATATTGTGGTTAACGATGTGCTGAATCTGGAGAAATTTAAAGCGTCGAGACCAGATTATGCCGCTGCTGAATTTATTTTGGAAGACGGTAAATATGTCTGCGGAACGGAAGTGGAGAAAATGTCTAAATCAAAGTTCAATGTTGTCAATCCTGATGATATTATCGAAGCTTATGGTGCAGATACACTACGTTTGTATGAAATGTTTTTGGGTCCGTTGGAACAGGCAAAACCTTGGAATACGAATGGTATTGAAGGTGTTTACAAATTCTTAAAGAAAGTATGGCGTTTGTTCCATGATGCTGAAGGTAACTTTAATGTATCGGATGTGGAACCTACAAAAGCGGAATATAAAGCTTTGCATAAGATTATAAAAAAGGCGGAGGATGATATTGAACGTTTTTCATTCAATACGTCGGTTTCAGCTTTTATGATCTGTGTGAATGAGCTTACTGATCTTAAATGTAATAAACGTGCTATTTTAGAACAGCTGGTTGTTGTACTTCAGCCTTATGCACCGCATATTTCGGAAGAGCTGTGGTCGTTATTGGGTAAAGAAGCTGGATCGATCTCGTATGCGACTTATCCGACATTTATTGCTGATTATTTAGTGGAATCGGAATTTGCATATCCGGTATCGATAAACGGTAAGATGAAAATGAACTTATTGTTGGCATTGGATCTAGACGCAAAAGCTGTTGAAGAAGTTGTTCTGGCCAATGAAGATGTACAGCGCTATATGGACGGTAAAGCATTGAAAAAGCTTATTTTTGTTAAAGGGAAGATTATCAATATTGTAGTTTAA
- a CDS encoding cell division protein FtsX, with product MSEYESSTQKRKTKSVYVSTVISIALVLLVTGLLGLLLVHAKNLSKYVKENIVLNVIVNDGTNEGDVLSLQKDLEKDKYVLRTEYISKELAAKSLKEDLGEDFVQYLGHNPLLPSIDVYMKEDYANSDSIKTFIDKISRNTRIKEVVYQESLIDMVNKNVRIISIVVLAFAAILLVIAVALINNTIRLAIYSQRFLIKSMQLIGATKNFIRKPFITYGIIHGLLGSLIAILLLIFTLKFAQQQIPELVFLRNWYEFAAIFIVVIAIGILISGLSTYFAVTKYLKAKSNDLYS from the coding sequence ATGTCAGAATACGAATCAAGCACGCAAAAAAGAAAGACAAAATCAGTTTACGTCTCTACTGTTATCAGTATAGCTCTAGTCCTTTTAGTGACTGGATTGCTAGGTTTATTACTTGTTCACGCAAAGAATCTATCGAAATACGTAAAAGAAAACATCGTACTCAATGTCATCGTTAACGATGGCACCAATGAAGGAGATGTACTTTCACTGCAAAAGGATCTAGAAAAAGATAAGTATGTCCTACGTACAGAATATATTAGCAAAGAACTAGCTGCAAAATCATTGAAAGAAGATTTAGGCGAAGACTTTGTACAGTACTTAGGCCACAACCCACTGCTTCCTTCTATTGACGTATACATGAAAGAAGATTACGCCAATTCGGATAGTATCAAAACCTTTATAGACAAAATATCACGCAACACCCGAATCAAAGAAGTGGTTTACCAAGAATCGCTTATCGATATGGTCAATAAAAATGTACGTATTATCAGTATTGTAGTATTGGCGTTTGCCGCGATCTTATTAGTGATAGCAGTAGCCCTCATCAACAATACCATCCGTCTGGCGATCTATTCACAGCGGTTCCTGATCAAAAGCATGCAATTAATAGGAGCAACCAAAAACTTCATCCGTAAACCATTCATCACCTACGGTATTATTCATGGACTATTGGGCTCGCTTATCGCCATCCTATTATTAATATTCACACTGAAGTTTGCACAGCAGCAGATTCCAGAACTGGTATTTTTAAGAAACTGGTACGAATTTGCCGCGATCTTTATCGTGGTCATCGCAATCGGAATTCTAATTTCTGGCTTAAGTACATACTTTGCCGTAACCAAATATTTAAAAGCAAAATCTAACGATTTATACAGTTAA
- a CDS encoding DUF3098 domain-containing protein, giving the protein MAQIKKSETTNKGAFVFGKLNYQLFIVSIIIVIIGFLLMSGNTDIYSFTKITLAPIVIVLGFALGFVAILYKPKSK; this is encoded by the coding sequence ATGGCTCAAATCAAAAAATCTGAAACGACAAACAAAGGTGCTTTTGTTTTCGGAAAATTGAATTATCAATTATTTATTGTTAGTATCATTATCGTTATCATCGGTTTCCTGCTTATGAGCGGTAATACAGATATCTATAGTTTTACTAAAATCACGTTAGCTCCCATCGTCATAGTACTTGGTTTTGCATTGGGTTTTGTAGCCATTCTTTACAAACCAAAATCTAAATAA
- a CDS encoding undecaprenyl-diphosphate phosphatase, with the protein MSLFEAILLAIVEGLTEYLPISSTAHMGFTAALMGMQESEYLKMFQVSIQFGAILSIVVLYWKKFFDIKNIQLYYKLAIAVIPALVLGKLLDDKIEAVLGNQIAISTVLVLGGVVLLFVDKWFKNPTILDEKEIPIKKALIIGFWQCLAMMPGTSRSAASIIGGLTQGLDRRAAAEFSFFLAVPTMLAVTVYSVFVKTWGEGTAHAQKGYEMIFASNENIIVFIVGNVVAFIVAMIAVKSFITVLTKYGFKFWGWYRIIIGIALLVFFWNN; encoded by the coding sequence ATGTCCTTATTTGAAGCCATCCTTCTAGCGATTGTAGAAGGATTAACTGAGTATCTTCCGATTTCATCTACAGCCCATATGGGCTTTACTGCAGCCTTAATGGGTATGCAGGAAAGTGAATACCTCAAAATGTTCCAGGTGTCTATCCAATTTGGCGCCATCCTGTCCATCGTAGTTCTCTACTGGAAGAAATTTTTCGACATCAAAAATATCCAGCTGTATTACAAACTAGCTATTGCTGTTATTCCGGCACTGGTTTTAGGAAAACTACTGGACGATAAAATCGAAGCCGTATTAGGCAATCAAATCGCTATTTCAACCGTCTTGGTATTAGGTGGTGTTGTCCTGCTATTTGTTGACAAATGGTTCAAGAATCCAACCATCTTAGATGAAAAAGAGATTCCGATTAAGAAAGCATTAATTATAGGTTTTTGGCAATGTCTAGCCATGATGCCAGGTACTTCCCGTTCAGCAGCATCTATTATCGGTGGTTTGACGCAAGGATTAGACCGTAGAGCAGCAGCAGAATTTTCATTCTTCTTAGCAGTTCCGACTATGCTTGCTGTAACAGTTTACTCCGTATTTGTAAAAACATGGGGCGAAGGAACAGCACATGCGCAGAAAGGTTATGAGATGATATTTGCCAGCAATGAAAATATCATCGTCTTTATTGTCGGCAATGTTGTCGCATTTATAGTCGCTATGATCGCAGTTAAATCATTTATTACCGTCTTAACGAAATACGGATTTAAATTCTGGGGCTGGTACCGCATTATTATTGGTATTGCTTTATTAGTATTCTTCTGGAATAACTAA
- the truB gene encoding tRNA pseudouridine(55) synthase TruB yields MENNEKDQIEKVFSFAEGQMLLIDKPLTWTSFDVVGKIRNSIKPLKIKVGHAGTLDPLATGLLIVCTGKFTKKIDSYQAEDKEYTGTITLGGTTPSYDLETEVDETFPIDHISEQMIHDAAKTFEGDIDQYPPAHSAIKINGERIYEKARRGETVELKTRKVSINSFIIEKIEMPVVHFRVSCSKGTYIRSLAYDFGKALSSGAHLSSLRRTKSGDYQVENAWNLEELIQKIKAHKEISITEPQL; encoded by the coding sequence ATGGAAAATAACGAGAAAGATCAAATAGAAAAGGTATTTTCATTTGCCGAAGGACAAATGTTACTGATAGATAAGCCACTGACCTGGACTAGCTTTGATGTGGTGGGGAAAATTCGTAACTCCATTAAACCATTAAAGATAAAAGTAGGCCATGCAGGTACATTAGACCCGCTAGCTACCGGTTTACTAATTGTATGTACAGGTAAATTCACAAAAAAAATAGACAGCTATCAAGCTGAAGATAAAGAATACACAGGAACGATCACCTTAGGTGGTACTACCCCTTCTTACGACCTGGAAACAGAAGTTGATGAAACCTTTCCGATCGATCATATTTCGGAGCAGATGATCCACGATGCAGCGAAAACCTTCGAAGGAGATATCGACCAATATCCACCAGCACATTCAGCAATCAAGATAAACGGAGAACGTATTTATGAAAAGGCTCGCCGTGGCGAAACAGTCGAGTTAAAAACACGTAAAGTCTCCATTAACAGCTTTATCATCGAAAAAATAGAAATGCCGGTCGTTCATTTCAGAGTATCATGCAGCAAAGGAACATATATTCGTTCCCTGGCGTACGATTTCGGAAAAGCGCTTAGCAGTGGTGCACATTTAAGTTCACTAAGAAGAACGAAAAGTGGCGATTACCAAGTTGAAAATGCTTGGAACCTAGAAGAATTAATTCAAAAAATAAAGGCTCACAAAGAAATTAGTATCACAGAACCTCAATTGTAA